Genomic DNA from Clavibacter michiganensis:
CGTGGTGCTGAGCTACATCGTCTTCCTGGGGTTAGCGGCTTTCACGACTCTTCTGGCGTTCTCGGAGTCCGGCGTACTGGAGATGGTCGCGGAGAGCGCACAGGAGACCCGGGTGAGAAGGGCGGCTCTCAAGGCTGCTCGACAGGGACGACACGAGGCCGAGTAGCGCTAGCTAGAGTTCCAAGATGCTGTTCTTCCTACTGCTGTGTCAGCTCTTCGGACTTCCCGCCGTGCTGGCTGGGACGTGGGAGTTCATCACCGGGTTCGTCATGCCCGCCGCTGCCATCCTTTCGTCCGGCCTGCTAGCCCTCTGGCTCCAGCGGCGCGACCACGCACGTCAGACTGCTGAGCGACACGCAGAGGAGGCGGCCGCAGAACTGCAGGAGCGCCGCGTTCGTCAGTCTCGACTGATCGAAGCCGCCGTGGCTACGAACTCGGAGATTACGAAGGTAGGTTACGAGTTCGACATGCAACGCGTCCTCGTTCTGTCTGGCGTCGCCGGTACCACCCTGCTTGACTACCAGGCGTCGGGCGTTCCCGATGCACCAGTTGTCGGCTATTGGCTGTCACGGAAACGGCTGTTCGCTCTTGGATACATCACGAAGTCCGGGGGTTCTGTTACTACAGGCTACGAAGTCCAGAAGTACTTCATGCAGGTGCAGAGCCGGATGAGCTTCTGGCAATTGGGCTCGCTCGAAGCATCTTGGTTCACGCTCGATGCCGCGAACCTGGATCTCGTGAACTTCCCTCTAGAGGAAGAGGTACGCGCGTTCTTCGGTCCGGAGACGGACGCCAGCACAGCTTCTGAGTAGCATCCCTCCGCTGACGAGCCCACGTCTAGGCTGCCAGCCATGGATGTTCTCGCTGTCGTGCTCCCTGCCGTAGCTGGTTTGGGAGGAGCTTGCCTAGGCGCGTGGCTCTCGATGCGCGGCCAGATGAAGGCGGTCATTCAGGAGCGTCAGCATGAGCGCGACAACCGCCTCATCGAGGCGGTCGTCGACGTTCAGGAAGCAATGCTCCATGAGCCGGGCTTGGCAGAGATGATGAGTCTCGAAACCGAAGAGTCGCGCGCACCCATGCTAAAGGCGACCCGTCGCTTAGCACTGTGGGGCGGAGATGAAGCCGCAGATGCGCTTGTAGAACTAGCCTTCGAGGCGTCGTCGGGTAACGGTACGAGCAACTGGCACAACGGGTCCGCAATGTTCCAGGGCTGGGCGCGCACGGCGACCGACTACGTGCGGCGGACAGTGAGCACAGATGCCCAGGTGCGAGACGCCTACAAGAGGCATCAGCAACAGTGGCTCGACAGCCACCAGTAGGGCGACACGCCCGAGCGGGGTCACTTCTACGCGGTTGAGGCCTGAGCACGGAGGCGCTTCGCCGTCTCGCTGGTCAGAACACGGCGAACGGTGGCGGGGTGCCACTGGCCTCCGCGCGCGGTCGGAGTCCCGTCCTCCTGGAGGATCTTGGCGATCCTGGTCATCGAGGTACCCGCGTCATGCAGCGCCAGGATCCGCGCATAGGTGGGCAGGTGAGCATCTTCAACGGTGCGACCGAAGATGACCCCCTCAGCCTTCCGCTGGATCATGTCTTCCTTGGTCTGGCTCGAATTAAGTCGTTTTCATACTGCGCGGCGCTGGCCAGGACGTTGCCCGTGAAGCGGCCTGCGGGGCAGCTGGTGTCGATCCCTGCGTCCAGGAGCACGATGCTCCACCCTCGCTTGACGGAGCGGTCGAGGAGCCCGGAGAAGTCCGTGACGGACCGCGACACACGGTCGAGGCGAACGGACATCAGGAACTGCGCCTCGCCACGGTCGAGACGAGCCAGAGCCGCATGGAGAGCGCAGGCGTAGGCGCCGCGGTCGCGCGCCGAACCGCGTCAGCGTCACCCCTCGCGCACGGCCTCGCGGGGCGCGCGGTCCCAGGTGTCCTCGAGCATGCGCGGCCGCGCGAGGTAGAAGCCCGACGCAGACGCCACCGCGACCATGATGAAGAGCATCAGGAGCGGCACGGTCCAGCCGCCGGACAGCTCGTGCAGCACGCCGAACATGAGCGGGCCGATGGCGCCGATCGAGTAGCCGATGCCCTGCACGAAGCCGCTGAGCGCGACCACTC
This window encodes:
- a CDS encoding recombinase family protein — its product is MIQRKAEGVIFGRTVEDAHLPTYARILALHDAGTSMTRIAKILQEDGTPTARGGQWHPATVRRVLTSETAKRLRAQASTA